GATCGCGGTGAAGTGATCGTCAAACTTCTTCGTCAGCACGGAGTCGAAGCCAAAGCCCAGGTCGTTGCTGATCGCGTTGTCGCCGAAGATGTGGACCGCGTTCATCCACTTGATGCCGTAGAAGAGCGGCAGGGTGTAGCTGGCGTAGGTGTCCGTCAGGCCGCCATGCGTACCGGCGAGGCGGCGCGCATCGGTGGCATCCGCGAATCCATTGACTGCGTGCAAGGTGGCGAGCGGTGTCTGCACACCGGCGTCCAGATGCTCCACGCCGACCGTCAGCGAGTGCGTGCCGATCGCTTTGGTCGCGAAGAAGTGGGCGTAGAGGCCCTCCTCGTTGTTCAGCGGGCCGGCATCCTCTTGGAAGGCGAGTTCGCCGTGCAGGGCCACGCCGGCCAAGGTCCCCTTGGCGCTCAGGCCGAAGGTGTTGTTGTCCCAGCCCGTGCTGCCCGCGTCGTCGAATTTCATCAGGTAGGCATAGCCGCCCAAGGTCACCCCCTTGATTCCGGTATAGGAGGCGTTGAAGAGGTGGATCTCGCCGGGAGCGTTCTCGAAGATCCCGGTGGCGTCCGTGCCGAAGACCCGGTTGACTTGGTTGATGTAGGCGTAGTTCGCCGTCAGGCCCGGCAGGGAGGTGTTGGTGATCGAGATCCCGTCGTAGGTCTGCTCGTTCTGGCGCCAACCCACGTTGCCGATAATGTAGGCGTTATCGTAGATGATCCGCTGGCGTCCCACTTTGACAGTGGTGTCGAAGCCGCTGTACTGCAGGTAGAGCTGGTTTAGCTCGTTGTTCTCGGGATCGGGGATGGTGGTGTTGTTCGGATCGAAGGGATCCACGCCGGGGGCACCGCCATGGTAGTCGTCGATCGCGGCCTGCGTGAACTCGCCTTCAATGAATGCGGAGAAACCATGCCAGTCCTTCGTCTTCAGCCCGAGCCGCTCGCGTACTGTCAGGGCGTGGGAGGGATCGAAGCGGTCCACATCCGCGAATTCATAGCGCATGCGGATATCGATCACCGGTTTGATCCACGGGGCTTCCTTGGCCGCGGCGATCTCGGGAGAGGGCTCGGCGGTTCCGGCACGGCTGACGACGGTGCTCGCGGCCAAGGCGAGCAGGGAGGCGAGGGCGGTTTGGTGTTTCATTGTCTGAGGTGGCTCCGTGGAAAGCCGCTCGCTTGCCAAGCGGCGGCTTGCCCATTGTTAGAGCCGTGCGAATTACGCACATCAGCGATGAAACACACTCATCCCGGCGGACAATGAAGCTCATTCATTGTCATGGCCTTCTGGCATGAGCAGGCTGCACTTTCAGCCCTCTCCCGCGGAGATGAATTCCACCAGATCCTTCCGCCCTTTGGCGAGATCCGGCGGGTTCAGGTAGAACATGTGACCGGCTTCGTACTGGGTGAAAACGATGTTCTTCCGAGCGCTCTCCGGCAGCTCCATCATGTGTGACAGGGAGTAGGCGATGCCGTCAGGCGGGGTGGCCAGATCCGCATGACCGCCCATCACCAGGATGCGGAGGTGCGGGTTGTCGCGCATCGCCGTGGCCAGACGGCTGGCCATGTTCACGTAGCCGTTGCCCGATCCCATCTTCCACGGCTGCACCTTCCCGGTCAGGATCTCGTAGGGAGAGTCCTCTTTCCAGCCGAGTTCGCCGCTCAGGTAGGACAGCATCGCGGTGGAATAGGCACCCAAGGCCAGAGAGAAAGACGGATCATACTCGGGATAGGGAGACGAAAGGTCGGTGGAAGGCCAGGCCACGCGCGCGTCGAAGCGGCCCAGGACTTTGCCTTCTTTCTTCAGCAGTTCGCCCCGGAAGCGGGTCGGGTCGATCCGCAGCCCGCATTCCAGGATCAGGGACGCGGGCAGCGAGGTGAGCGCGGAGAGCTTCTCGGCCACCGCCTGCTTCTTCGCCGGGTCCAGTTTGTTGCCCGCGTAGAGAGCTTGGGAATATTCACCGGAAGCAAACTCTTGTGCCTCTTTCACCAGTGCATCGCGGTCGCCTTTCAGTTTGCCGTGGAAGTGTGCCACGGAGGCGTAGACCGGCAGGAAGACTTGGTAGGCCAAATCATTCCCGGATGACGGGCTCAGCGTCCGGAAGTCGAGCAGGGAGGACAGCAGCACCACGCCGTTCAGCGACATGCCGTAGCGGGATTGAAGCTGTGAGGCCAAGCCCGAGACCCGGATGCCGCCGTAGGACTCGCCCAGCAGATATTTCGGCGAGTTCCAGCGCTGGTTTTCCGTGACCCAGCGGCGGATGAAATCGCTCAGGGATTCGACATCGCCTTCCACACCGTGGAATTCCTCCGGCTTCCCGTCCTTTTCCACGCGGCTGTAGCCGGTCGTCACCGGATCCACGAAGACGAGGTCGGCCACGTCCAGGATCGAGAATTCGTTCGCCACCAGCTTGGCCGGCGGCACGGGTGCGCTGGTTCCGTCCCCGGGCAGTTCCACCCGCTTCGGGCCCAGGGTGCCGAGGTGCAGCCAGACCGCGGAAGAGCCCGGACCACCGTTGAAGGCGAACAGCACCGGGCGCTTGGAGAGATCCCCGGCGTTTTTCTTCAGGTAGCTCACGTGGAAAACAGAGGCCCGCGGGGCCCCGTCATCCTTCTGCAGCGTCAGTTTCGCGGTGGTGACCTGATAGTCGATCTTCTTGCCCCCGATGGTGACGGATCCCTCCTTGGTCACCGGCTCGACCTTCTTGTCCTCCTTATTCTCCTCCTTCGGCGGCTCGGGCTTGGCCTCCGGAGCTTTTTCCTGGGCGGTGCACAGGCCGGTAAAAAGGGCGAGCAGAAGGAGTGTCGGGCGCATGGTATCGCGGAGATTAGAAACTGGGCGGGGCTTGTCCACGCCAAGAGCGAACCCGTCCCGCCGCTTCGCCTGTAGAAAGTGGCGGTACTCGCCACCCGCTGCCGTCCGGAGGGTCTTTGACAGTTCTCGACGATATCCATGCGATTTCGGGTCAACTCTCTGCGCTTCTGGGACAGCGAACCTCTGAAATGCGCACAAAAAAACGCCGGTCCCCGAGTGCGGAAACCGGCGTTTTGGGAAAGCTTGGCGAGCTTAGCGGCGGGCGCCGTTTTGCTGCGTGGAACCAGTGTTCACCGGGAAAGAAATGGCAGAAGGAACGGACATGGCTTGATTTGGTTCGAGGTCTTTTTGATGTGTGTTCCGGGAGGAATGCTCCCAACGGGTGACATCAAAGTAACCCGGAGACCCTTGCCATGCATTATGAAGACGGGAAGCCGCCTTGCGATTTTGCGAAGGCCGGAATCGCCTCAGATTCCCGTGGATTTACGGTATTCGCCGGGCGTCATCCCCGTCTGTCTGCGGAAAAGATGGCTCAATCTTTCCGCATGTTCGAACCCTAACAGGTCGGCGATATGGGCCAAGGTGTAGTCCGTCTGGGACAGGAATTTCTGGATCCCGTCCACCAGTGTCTGGCTCAACAATTGCCGCGGGGTCTTGCCCGTGGCCGATTTCACCCGCTGCTCTAACAGACGCCGCGAGACGTGGCAGTCCCGCGACAGCTCCTCGATGCTCAGCATCCCCGGCTTCTGCTGCCGCAGGAGCTCCAAAAACCTCCGTACCACCGGATCCTCGATCGCATCCAGCGCCGTCGATTGACGGATCACCAGTCCCTTCGGCGGCACCAGCCGCTCCAGCTTGAGCTGCTTCAGCGCCTTCCCCTCCATCAGTCCGGAAAGCCAGGTCGCGGCCAAGAAGCCCATCCTCACGATATCGGGATCGATGCTCGAAAGAGGGATCCTCGAGGTGCTGGAAAACACCGGATCATTGTCCACGCCCAGTACCGCCAGATCTTCCGGCACCGCGATCTTCAACTCGATCGCGGACTGCACCGCCCGGAATGCCACCTCGTCCCAGCAGCAGAAGAGTGCGCAGGGCTTCGGCAGGGAAGCGATGAAAGCTTCGTCACCGCGTTGCAGGGTTTCAAAGGTCCGCGCCTTGCGTTCCGGGGTGTGGTGGCAGAGCGGTTTGAAGCCACGGGTCGCCAGCGCCTCCGTGAAACCGATCTCCCGCTCGCGGGAAACGCTGTGGTCGCTGAAGCCGAGGAAAGCGAAATGACGGTGTCCTTTCTCGATGAAGTGCTCAGCGGCCATGCGCCCGACAGCGCGGTGATCGCTGTCCACCAAGAGATGTTCTCCCGCGGGGTCGACATGGGTGCCCTCGAGATCCACTACGGCAATTCCATTTTCACGCAGGGCGCGCGAGTGGCGTTGATCGGGGCTGGTGGTGATCACTCCGTCCCCTTTGAAATCAGCCAGCCAATCCGGCTCCGCCGCAGTCTTGCCGCGGTATTCGAAGTGGATCTGCCAATCGTGCAGGCGTCCGAAGCGTGCGATGCCCCGGATAAGGTTCCGCCCGTACTGGGTGGAGGTTTCAACAATGACCGCGACGTGCCGCACGCTTGGTAGCGCTTACACCGCGGCGGGGACCGCGCCTAGGAAATTGCCGAGCAGGCGCAAGCCCGCTTGCTGGCTCTTCTCCGGGTGGAACTGGGTTCCCACCACCGCTCCCGAGCGGATCGCGCTGGCGAAGGTTTCACCATACTCGGTCCGCATCGCCACGATGGCAGGGTCTGCCGGCTCGGGGAAATAGGAGTGCACGAAGTAGAAGTAGGGGAATTCGCCGAGGCCTTCCCAGAGTTCGTCCTCCGGCTTCACTGGCAGGGCCGCGTTCCAGCCCATGTGCGGGATCTTCCGTCCGTCCTCGCGGAAACGGCGGACGCTGCCCGGAAAGACCCCCAGGCCTTCGGTGCCGCCGGCTTCCTCGCTGCCTTCGAATAGGATTTGGTAGCCGAGGCAGATGCCGAAGTAGGGCTTGCCAGCCTTCGCCCAATCCCGCACCGGCTCGATCAAGTCGCGCTTGCTGAGTTCGGCCATGCAATCGCCGAAGGCGCCCACGCCCGGAAGAATAAGATGGCTCACGCCCTCCAGATCGGAAGCCTTTGAAACCAGCCGCGGTTCGATACCCAGCGCGTGCACGGCATTGGCCACGCTGCGCAGGTTCCCGGCCCCGTAATCGATGATACCCGTCATGATCGGATGTCTCAGAGCGCCTCTTTCGTGCTGGGAATGCCCTTCACGCGCGGATCCTTCTCGCAAGCCTCGCGGAGAGCACGTGCAAGACCTTTGAAGATGGCTTCCGCGATGTGGTGACCGTCGCGACCGTAGAGTAGTTCGACATGGATGTTCGCCCGCAGGTTCGAGGCCAGCGCTCGGCAGAACTCCTCCACCAGCGTGAAGGGAAAGTTCGGGGCCGATGGCGTGCCTGGCGCCGCACGGAACTCGAGGTGCGGGCGATTGCTCAAATCAACCACCACCCGCGCTAGAGTTTCGTCCATGGGGAGGTAGAAGCTTCCGTAGCGCTTGATCCCTTCCTTGGTCCCGAGCGCCTCGCGCATCGCATCCCCGATCACGATCCCGGTGTCTTCCACCGTGTGGTGGAAGTCCACTTCCAGATCGCCCTTGGCATCGAGATTCAGATCGAACAGCCCGTGACGCGAGAAAAGCGTCAGCATGTGATCGAAGAAGGCGATTCCGGTGGCGATCTTCGACTCGCCCGACCCGTCGAGGTCGATGGAGAGTTCGATTTGCGTTTCGGCGGTCTTGCGGCTGCGGCGGGCGGTGCGGTTGGACATGAAATGGGCAAGGGGATGTCTCAGGGTGCGGGCGTGGCAGGTGCCAGCTTCTGCAACTCGTCGATGTACTTCTGAGGCATGTTGAAGCCGCGGGCCTTGGAGATGGCGGCATCGATTTCCTGCTTCTTGGCACCGGCCTTGGTGATGGAGGCGTAGGCTTCCTCATAGGCGGCTTCGGTATTTTGAAGCGTGCTGGTGTCGAGAGAGGTCAGACGGCGAATCTCGGTTTCCAAGCTGCGCTTGGCTTCATCGAGTTCTTTCTTCGCGAAGGGATCGAGCGTGTGCCACTTGATGCCATCGGCCTTTTCGCGTTCGACCCGTGCGGCGTAGGCGGATTGCTCTTCTTGGATCGCCTGCTCGCTGCGCACCCGGTCGCTTTGGTCCATGCCTTGGAGGCCGGTCTGGCGGGCCTTCACCCGGGCATCGTAACCACTCAGCACGGAGGTCACGTTGGCGAGATGGGTCTTCATCAGGGTCAGTGCGTAGTCCTTGTTGTCGCGATAGGCACTGCTACCCAGGAAATCCTTCTCCAGCTTGGTCCACTCGCGCAGGGCCGAAACCACTTCTCCCTTATCACCGGCCTTCTTCAAGTTGCTGGCGGCGATGCTGGCGTCGAGGCCATAGGCCTTCGGGGCACGCTCGGAAGCGGGGATCATCCGGCCTTCGAATTTCACGCCGCCGGTTTTGATGGCGGCCAGTTCGGTTTCGAGCGTGTCGTAGATCTTCTGGGCGTCCTTCTTGCGAGGGGAGTTCGGGTGCTTCTTGATGAAGCTCTGCACCTTGGCGGAAGCGACCTCGTACTCGCTCTCGCTGTAAAGATCGGGCGCGGGAACCAAGGCCGCGATCGCGGCGAATTCCGTCTGGTCCTTCTGCTCGGCGACTTGCTTCACAACATCCGCTTTCGGGATGCGGCGCTCGTCCTTGATCGACTTGGTCACCTGCACTTCGATGATATAGTCGGAACCATCGGTACGCAGGATCGTGCCTTCGATCTTCGAGCCGTCCTTCAGTTCAAAGCTATCTGCCGACGCAGAGGCGGCAAGAAGGACGGGCAGCAGCGGCAAGAGGCGGTAGGTTTTCATTTGCGGCAAACAATCCCAATGAAATCCACGGACGCGAGAGGAAAAATCGCGTCAGGGGGCCGGATGTGCCGCGAAAGTCTCCAGATCGGCCGGGGCGGATAGCGGAATCTCCGTGCCTCCGGGGCCTACAGACTTGGGTCCGGAGGCGCTGGAAAGCTTCCGGGCGATGCGGTCGAGCGGTAGACGGGAGGCCGCTTCTTTCCACTCTTCCGAAGCATTCCGGGGTAGGTGGACCACCATCCGGGAGCGGGAGAAGGATGCTGCCAGAATCGAATCCGTGAAGATGACGGGGACCGTGGTAAAAGCTGGCAAGGAGCGGAGCCACGGGGCCAATGCGGGGGGCGGGGGCTGCCCCAAAGCTTCCAAACGGGCCAAGTTCATCCGCATCAAGCCCGCGGTGGAGTCGTCGAAGACCATGACCCGGCTTTCGACCGGAAAGCGCAGGGGGCTGGCCTCAGGCCGGGCTTCGAGCAGCCTGCCCTCCTTATCAACGAAGCTTTCCGCCGTCACCGAGACCATATCCCCGGCCCAGATCCGCCAGTTCTCGTCCAAGGTGATCTCCGCCAAGTCGAGCCCTGCTTGGATCGCGAGCGCATAGGTAAACGCGCGGGCGGCACACACCGGGGCGGGGGTGGCAGGGCTGACCTCGACGAGACGATCGCCCGAAGTGAAAAGTTCGCGGCTACGCTGAGCCAACCGGAGCGCCTTCTCTCGCCATGCCGGATCGCCGGTGGCGGTAAACAGGGCTGCATAGGCGGAGACCATCCGGAAGCTGGTTCCTGCCGAGGCGGAGGGGTTCGGGGCTTGCTCGGAAACCCGGGCGGAGCGGGCTTCCCAAAGTTTTTTCCGACCGGATTCCTGAAGTTTGGCCGCTTCCTCGACCGGGAGGCCCAGCTTCGCCGCAGCTTCTGCCAAGGTCATGCGGTAACCCAAAGAGTTGAGACGGAAGAACTCGCGTGCTGGATCCGTGTCCGGAGCCAGATTTCCGATTTCGGAGATGCCGCATAGGGCGATCCACAGCGCGGCTTCTTGAGGGGCGAGCGCTTCGTCGATCTGCTTCTTGCTCCAGAGCCAGTTGGCAGGTGACATCGCCTCCGAGAGACGCTGATTCGAGAAAAGCCCATCTTCCGTGGCATATTGCTGCTCGGCAAACCTCACCGCTCCGAGAGCCACTTCCAAGGTGCGCGCATCCCCGGTGGCGCGGTAAAGCGTCACCAAAGCCCGCACGGCACGCGCCTGCGTGCCACAATTACGCTGCGGCATGGGCAGATCCCAGCTATTGCCGCGCCGGGTCGAATACACGCCGCCATCAAGCGGATCGACCATCGCGCTGGAGAGGACGCTGCGCCCGAATGCAGCCACAATCTGCTTACTACGTGCGGCGACTTCCACAGGCGTGTCCGGATCCTGCGAGGCGCTGGCCAAACATTGGAGAATACCCAGAGGCAGCAAGCCGCCTGAGCCGGACATCGTGCCTGCA
This window of the Luteolibacter rhizosphaerae genome carries:
- a CDS encoding alginate export family protein, which produces MKHQTALASLLALAASTVVSRAGTAEPSPEIAAAKEAPWIKPVIDIRMRYEFADVDRFDPSHALTVRERLGLKTKDWHGFSAFIEGEFTQAAIDDYHGGAPGVDPFDPNNTTIPDPENNELNQLYLQYSGFDTTVKVGRQRIIYDNAYIIGNVGWRQNEQTYDGISITNTSLPGLTANYAYINQVNRVFGTDATGIFENAPGEIHLFNASYTGIKGVTLGGYAYLMKFDDAGSTGWDNNTFGLSAKGTLAGVALHGELAFQEDAGPLNNEEGLYAHFFATKAIGTHSLTVGVEHLDAGVQTPLATLHAVNGFADATDARRLAGTHGGLTDTYASYTLPLFYGIKWMNAVHIFGDNAISNDLGFGFDSVLTKKFDDHFTAIAKLGYFDSEDSLYLSTTRASVELNYTF
- a CDS encoding S10 family peptidase; the protein is MRPTLLLLALFTGLCTAQEKAPEAKPEPPKEENKEDKKVEPVTKEGSVTIGGKKIDYQVTTAKLTLQKDDGAPRASVFHVSYLKKNAGDLSKRPVLFAFNGGPGSSAVWLHLGTLGPKRVELPGDGTSAPVPPAKLVANEFSILDVADLVFVDPVTTGYSRVEKDGKPEEFHGVEGDVESLSDFIRRWVTENQRWNSPKYLLGESYGGIRVSGLASQLQSRYGMSLNGVVLLSSLLDFRTLSPSSGNDLAYQVFLPVYASVAHFHGKLKGDRDALVKEAQEFASGEYSQALYAGNKLDPAKKQAVAEKLSALTSLPASLILECGLRIDPTRFRGELLKKEGKVLGRFDARVAWPSTDLSSPYPEYDPSFSLALGAYSTAMLSYLSGELGWKEDSPYEILTGKVQPWKMGSGNGYVNMASRLATAMRDNPHLRILVMGGHADLATPPDGIAYSLSHMMELPESARKNIVFTQYEAGHMFYLNPPDLAKGRKDLVEFISAGEG
- a CDS encoding XylR family transcriptional regulator, whose translation is MRHVAVIVETSTQYGRNLIRGIARFGRLHDWQIHFEYRGKTAAEPDWLADFKGDGVITTSPDQRHSRALRENGIAVVDLEGTHVDPAGEHLLVDSDHRAVGRMAAEHFIEKGHRHFAFLGFSDHSVSREREIGFTEALATRGFKPLCHHTPERKARTFETLQRGDEAFIASLPKPCALFCCWDEVAFRAVQSAIELKIAVPEDLAVLGVDNDPVFSSTSRIPLSSIDPDIVRMGFLAATWLSGLMEGKALKQLKLERLVPPKGLVIRQSTALDAIEDPVVRRFLELLRQQKPGMLSIEELSRDCHVSRRLLEQRVKSATGKTPRQLLSQTLVDGIQKFLSQTDYTLAHIADLLGFEHAERLSHLFRRQTGMTPGEYRKSTGI
- the hisH gene encoding imidazole glycerol phosphate synthase subunit HisH, with translation MTGIIDYGAGNLRSVANAVHALGIEPRLVSKASDLEGVSHLILPGVGAFGDCMAELSKRDLIEPVRDWAKAGKPYFGICLGYQILFEGSEEAGGTEGLGVFPGSVRRFREDGRKIPHMGWNAALPVKPEDELWEGLGEFPYFYFVHSYFPEPADPAIVAMRTEYGETFASAIRSGAVVGTQFHPEKSQQAGLRLLGNFLGAVPAAV
- the hisB gene encoding imidazoleglycerol-phosphate dehydratase HisB; this encodes MSNRTARRSRKTAETQIELSIDLDGSGESKIATGIAFFDHMLTLFSRHGLFDLNLDAKGDLEVDFHHTVEDTGIVIGDAMREALGTKEGIKRYGSFYLPMDETLARVVVDLSNRPHLEFRAAPGTPSAPNFPFTLVEEFCRALASNLRANIHVELLYGRDGHHIAEAIFKGLARALREACEKDPRVKGIPSTKEAL
- a CDS encoding PTPDL family protein, giving the protein MKTYRLLPLLPVLLAASASADSFELKDGSKIEGTILRTDGSDYIIEVQVTKSIKDERRIPKADVVKQVAEQKDQTEFAAIAALVPAPDLYSESEYEVASAKVQSFIKKHPNSPRKKDAQKIYDTLETELAAIKTGGVKFEGRMIPASERAPKAYGLDASIAASNLKKAGDKGEVVSALREWTKLEKDFLGSSAYRDNKDYALTLMKTHLANVTSVLSGYDARVKARQTGLQGMDQSDRVRSEQAIQEEQSAYAARVEREKADGIKWHTLDPFAKKELDEAKRSLETEIRRLTSLDTSTLQNTEAAYEEAYASITKAGAKKQEIDAAISKARGFNMPQKYIDELQKLAPATPAP
- a CDS encoding DUF255 domain-containing protein; its protein translation is MTPIEMLKSGTRACLLATLALSTSCRERAKESAPAAVPAPMVRDLAPNAMSGAPKGLLERRASSPVHWQHWEPATLEQAKQTERLIFAVLGSSRYPGCLETLDAIDRSRGLADRLNREFVPVLVDLDLCPEAGIAAAMLSQELKMPISFPYILVLSPDGNPVTWRSLPYSNSAGIETMFDEAAELVTSMWQESPGYVLKNSASDQDRRITNLAKPDSTPATDEERNGLLDRAIRQLGSLYEQDAGTMSGSGGLLPLGILQCLASASQDPDTPVEVAARSKQIVAAFGRSVLSSAMVDPLDGGVYSTRRGNSWDLPMPQRNCGTQARAVRALVTLYRATGDARTLEVALGAVRFAEQQYATEDGLFSNQRLSEAMSPANWLWSKKQIDEALAPQEAALWIALCGISEIGNLAPDTDPAREFFRLNSLGYRMTLAEAAAKLGLPVEEAAKLQESGRKKLWEARSARVSEQAPNPSASAGTSFRMVSAYAALFTATGDPAWREKALRLAQRSRELFTSGDRLVEVSPATPAPVCAARAFTYALAIQAGLDLAEITLDENWRIWAGDMVSVTAESFVDKEGRLLEARPEASPLRFPVESRVMVFDDSTAGLMRMNLARLEALGQPPPPALAPWLRSLPAFTTVPVIFTDSILAASFSRSRMVVHLPRNASEEWKEAASRLPLDRIARKLSSASGPKSVGPGGTEIPLSAPADLETFAAHPAP